The following nucleotide sequence is from Candidatus Limnocylindria bacterium.
AGCCTCGCGCCGATCCTCGGGCTGCGGCCCGATGAGATCAAGGCGAAGCTCCACCAGTCGTGGGTGCGGCCCGACACGTACGTTCCGATCCGGAATCTTGCCGGCGCTTCGCTGACCGCTGCGCGTCCCGCGCTAGGCGTGATCGAGGGCGTGCAGCTGCAGGCGACCCGCGTCCGCAGCTACCCGACGGGGCTCGCGTCGCAGACGTTGGGGTATCTCGCAGAGGCGAGCGATGTGGAGGCTCAGAAGCGCGCCGCCCGCGGCGTGCAGGCGGGCGATCTGATCGGAAAGGCCAACAGCGGTCTCGAGGACACGCTCGACGAGGTGCTCGGTGGAACGTACGGCTGGCGGCTGACGATCATCGAGCCGAACGGTGATGTCGCCGAAGTGCTGGGCGAGAGCGTGCCGATCCCCGGGATGGACGTCGTGCTCTCGCTCGACCCCGCGCTCCAGCTCGCGGCCGAGAACGCGCTCGGGGACCGCAAGGGCGCTCTCGTCGCGGAGGATCCATGGACCGGCGAGATCCTCGCGATCGCGAGCCGGCCGACGTTCGATCTGAACGCGTTCGCGAACGGCGACGGGCTCAACATCGCGCGCTTCTCGGCCGACGCGCGCAAGCCGCTCTTCAACCGCGCGACGTTCGGTCAGTACCCGACCGGCTCGTCCTTCAAGCCGATCACGGCAGCGGCAGCGATGAAAGAGGGCCTCTACAAAGCTGGTGATCGCATCGACTGCCCGGCGCGCTGGACCGGCTACGGGGAGCAGTGGGCGCAGCTGAACCACGAGACCGGGAACCTCGGGCTCATCGATCTCCGCACCGCGCTTGCGCGGTCCTGCAACACGTTCTTCTACGAGCTCGGCAAGCGCCTGAACGACCGCAACGCCGATCTGCTTCCGAGCGCCGCGAAGAGCTTCGGTCTCGGGAAGGCAACGGACATCGACTACGTGCTCGAGGCCGAGGGGATCGTGCCGAGCCCCGCTTGGAAGTCGCAGTACTTCGCGAACCCGGCGGACAAGGTGTGGAACCCAGGTGACGCCACGAACCTGGCGATCGGGCAGGGCTTCCTGCTCGCGACGCCACTGCAGATGGCGAACTACGCCGCGGCGCTCGCGAATGACGGGATCGTGTGGAAGCCGCGTCTGGTGCTGGAGTTCCGCGACCGCGCCGGCACGCCACAGAAGAAGTTCGAACGCGCGGAGCTCGGGCACGCCGCAAGCATTCCCACCGACCTCACGCAGATCCGTGACGGGATGCGCTCCGTCGTCGCCGACACCGACGGCACCGTCTACTTCCCGTTCCGCGGCTTCCCGGTCTCGGTCGCCGGCAAGAGCGGCACGGCCCAGACCCCTACCGACCCTGACGGCTGGTTCATCGGCTTCGCGTCCTTTGAACAGCCATCGATCGCGTTCGCGGCCGTGTTCGAGGAGTTCCACGAGACGCCGGGCAACTTCGCGTCGCAGGTCGCGGGCGCCGCGGCGCGTTCCGTCGTGGGCGCGAAGTTCGGTGTGAAATGAATGAGGTAAGGGTCACGTACCCGCTCACGCTCACATTCAAGTTCCTGACCATCAGCTCGTACATCCGTGTCGTCGATGCGACCGGCCGGCTCGTGAGCTACGTCAAACAGCGAGCGTTCCGGCTTCGGGAAGACGTCACGATCTTTGCCAACGAGGAGCAGACGCAGCCCGTCTACCACATCAAGGCGAACAAGATCATCGACATCGGCGCGACCTACGCGATCACCAGCGCCGACGGAAGATCACTCGGTGCGGTGAAGCAACGTGGGATGCGCACGTTCTGGAAGGCGACGTACGACATCCTCGACGAGACCGGGAATGCCATCGGTCTCCTCCACGAGCAGAACGCCTGGGTGAAGGTCATCGATGGACTCATCGGCGAGATCCCGCTCATCGGCTTCGTGATCCAGCAGTGGATCAACCCGACGTACCTCATCGACGGCGCCGACGGCACGACGTGTCTGCGTTTGCGCAAGCGGCCGTCGTTGATCGAGCGCAGATTCACCCTTGAGCAGGACTCGCCACTACCGTCGCGCCTCGAACAGGTGGCGCTGCCAGCGGTGCTCATGGTCGTCCTGCTCGAGCGCGGCA
It contains:
- a CDS encoding penicillin-binding transpeptidase domain-containing protein, encoding MRSLVALLYAALVVASACEALPPSPDPVAKAYADAWTKGHYQEMWDLLTDESRARVGTAGFVDRLPLIAQEMTLRSLEATTGPSTREKLPNGSPDPRRATVTLDVTFHTTRVGDFKRSTTLSLVLVGEKDKAAWRIAWTPEAILPKLSAGRLVRMMRIGTSRGRIIAREGTELATFIDGATVGVVPGQVRSEDGLATSLAPILGLRPDEIKAKLHQSWVRPDTYVPIRNLAGASLTAARPALGVIEGVQLQATRVRSYPTGLASQTLGYLAEASDVEAQKRAARGVQAGDLIGKANSGLEDTLDEVLGGTYGWRLTIIEPNGDVAEVLGESVPIPGMDVVLSLDPALQLAAENALGDRKGALVAEDPWTGEILAIASRPTFDLNAFANGDGLNIARFSADARKPLFNRATFGQYPTGSSFKPITAAAAMKEGLYKAGDRIDCPARWTGYGEQWAQLNHETGNLGLIDLRTALARSCNTFFYELGKRLNDRNADLLPSAAKSFGLGKATDIDYVLEAEGIVPSPAWKSQYFANPADKVWNPGDATNLAIGQGFLLATPLQMANYAAALANDGIVWKPRLVLEFRDRAGTPQKKFERAELGHAASIPTDLTQIRDGMRSVVADTDGTVYFPFRGFPVSVAGKSGTAQTPTDPDGWFIGFASFEQPSIAFAAVFEEFHETPGNFASQVAGAAARSVVGAKFGVK